The Streptomyces sp. NBC_01689 genome includes a window with the following:
- a CDS encoding HNH endonuclease, with the protein MPHVLVLNASYEPLGVVPLRRALILVLENKAVSLEESGAFMHSATVTVPAPSVVRLKRFVRVPYRGPVPLTRRALFARDGGRCMYCGGVATSVDHVIPRSRGGQHAWDNVVASCRRCNHTKADRHLVEIGWRLRHKPAPPTGLAWRIIGTGHRDPRWLPYLQPYGAEDAMARIDGISA; encoded by the coding sequence GTGCCGCATGTCCTGGTCCTCAACGCGTCGTACGAACCACTCGGCGTCGTACCGCTCCGCCGCGCGCTCATCCTCGTCCTTGAGAACAAGGCCGTCTCTCTCGAGGAATCCGGCGCCTTCATGCACAGCGCGACCGTTACTGTCCCCGCACCCAGCGTGGTCCGGCTGAAGAGGTTTGTGCGGGTCCCTTACCGGGGGCCCGTCCCGCTGACCCGTCGGGCACTGTTCGCCCGCGACGGCGGCCGGTGCATGTACTGCGGTGGCGTCGCAACCAGCGTCGACCACGTCATCCCGCGCTCCCGCGGGGGTCAGCACGCCTGGGACAACGTGGTGGCGTCCTGCCGCCGCTGCAACCACACCAAGGCCGACCGCCATCTGGTCGAGATCGGCTGGCGCCTGCGCCATAAACCCGCCCCGCCGACGGGGCTCGCCTGGCGCATCATCGGAACAGGGCACAGGGACCCGCGGTGGCTGCCCTACCTGCAGCCGTACGGCGCGGAGGACGCGATGGCCCGGATCGACGGCATTTCCGCCTGA
- a CDS encoding mechanosensitive ion channel family protein, producing the protein MFSTVLRAAGSSPSPSPSATTGPAVTTLQDAQESATNAASWVEQNWSTWLAIGLRVLLILVIAAVLRVAVRRAITKLIDRMTRTVQAVDGTALGGLLVNVERRRQRSQAIGSVLRSVASFLIIGTAALMILGTFEINLAPLLASAGVAGVAIGFGARNLVTDFLSGVFMILEDQYGVGDTIDAGVASGEVIEVGLRVTKLRGDNGEIWYVRNGEVKRIGNLSQGWATAGVDVTVRASEDLDHVRSVLDEVAEAMSKEEPWNERLWGPVEVLGLESVLLDSMVVRVSARTMPGKALAVERELRWRVKRAFDVADIRIVGGPTAAVEEEPVDPSAAVAAPSALGNPASPQSEAAAPIAPPTTAAPSGVPK; encoded by the coding sequence GTGTTCTCGACCGTCCTGCGGGCCGCAGGGTCCAGTCCGTCGCCCTCTCCCTCGGCGACGACGGGCCCCGCGGTCACCACGCTCCAGGACGCCCAGGAAAGCGCGACCAACGCCGCGAGCTGGGTCGAGCAGAACTGGTCCACATGGCTCGCGATAGGCCTGCGCGTGCTGCTGATCCTGGTGATCGCGGCGGTACTGAGAGTGGCGGTCCGGCGGGCGATCACCAAGCTGATCGACCGCATGACCCGCACCGTCCAGGCGGTCGACGGGACGGCCCTGGGCGGTCTGCTGGTGAACGTCGAGCGCCGTCGCCAGCGCTCCCAGGCGATCGGCTCCGTGCTGCGGTCGGTGGCGTCCTTCCTGATCATCGGCACCGCCGCCCTGATGATCCTCGGCACGTTCGAGATCAATCTCGCCCCGCTGCTGGCCTCGGCCGGTGTCGCCGGTGTCGCCATCGGTTTCGGCGCCCGCAACCTGGTGACGGACTTCCTCTCCGGCGTCTTCATGATCCTGGAGGACCAGTACGGCGTGGGCGACACGATCGACGCCGGGGTGGCCTCCGGCGAGGTCATCGAGGTCGGCCTGCGCGTCACCAAGCTGCGCGGCGACAACGGGGAGATCTGGTACGTCCGCAACGGCGAGGTCAAGCGCATCGGCAACCTCTCCCAGGGCTGGGCCACCGCCGGCGTCGACGTCACGGTCCGCGCCTCCGAGGACCTGGACCACGTCCGGTCCGTGCTGGACGAGGTCGCCGAGGCGATGAGCAAGGAGGAGCCCTGGAACGAGCGCCTCTGGGGCCCGGTCGAGGTCCTCGGCCTGGAGAGCGTGCTCCTCGACTCCATGGTCGTGCGGGTCTCGGCCCGGACGATGCCCGGCAAGGCGCTCGCCGTCGAGCGCGAGCTGCGCTGGCGCGTCAAGCGCGCCTTCGACGTCGCGGACATCCGCATCGTGGGCGGCCCCACGGCCGCCGTCGAGGAGGAGCCCGTCGACCCGAGCGCCGCGGTGGCGGCCCCGTCGGCCCTCGGAAACCCGGCGTCCCCCCAGTCGGAGGCGGCCGCCCCGATCGCCCCGCCCACGACAGCGGCGCCGTCGGGCGTGCCGAAGTAG
- a CDS encoding carbohydrate ABC transporter permease: MSATYTLRAKRRRAALRTAAFMSPWLIGFAVFFAYPLLSTVYFSFMHYDGFKPPTWSGTKNWSYVFRHYPLFWPALRNTLWLVLVMVTLRVVFGLGVGLLITKIKTATGIFRTLFYLPYLAPPVAATMAFAFLLNPGTGPVNSILEKVGIPAPGWFNDPSWSKPALTLLALWGIGDLMVIFMAALLDVPTEQYEAAELDGASAWQRFRFVTLPNISPIVMFAVVTGVIQTMQYYTQPLIAGKVASGVIQGAGTQFEPGYPDKSTLTLPQLVYNLGFQRFDYGSACVVALVLFALSMVFTAFLMRRRGGLIQAGD, encoded by the coding sequence ATGAGCGCCACCTACACCCTGCGCGCCAAGCGACGCCGGGCGGCCCTGAGAACAGCCGCCTTCATGTCGCCCTGGCTGATCGGCTTCGCGGTCTTCTTCGCCTATCCGCTGCTCTCGACCGTCTACTTCTCGTTCATGCACTACGACGGCTTCAAACCGCCGACGTGGAGCGGCACCAAGAACTGGTCCTACGTCTTCCGGCACTACCCGCTGTTCTGGCCCGCGCTGCGCAACACCCTCTGGCTGGTCCTGGTCATGGTGACCCTGCGCGTCGTCTTCGGACTCGGCGTCGGACTGCTCATCACGAAGATCAAGACGGCCACGGGGATCTTCCGCACCCTCTTCTACCTGCCCTACCTCGCACCGCCCGTCGCCGCCACGATGGCCTTCGCCTTCCTCCTCAACCCCGGTACGGGGCCGGTCAACTCGATCCTGGAGAAGGTCGGCATCCCGGCCCCCGGCTGGTTCAACGACCCCAGCTGGTCCAAGCCGGCCCTGACCCTGCTCGCCCTGTGGGGCATCGGCGACCTCATGGTCATCTTCATGGCCGCGCTGCTCGACGTACCGACCGAGCAGTACGAGGCGGCGGAACTCGACGGCGCGTCGGCCTGGCAGCGGTTCCGCTTCGTGACGCTGCCGAACATCTCGCCGATCGTGATGTTCGCGGTGGTCACCGGCGTGATCCAGACCATGCAGTACTACACGCAACCCCTCATCGCCGGGAAGGTCGCCTCGGGCGTCATCCAGGGCGCCGGCACGCAGTTCGAACCCGGCTACCCCGACAAGTCGACGCTCACCCTGCCCCAGCTCGTCTACAACCTCGGCTTCCAGCGCTTCGACTACGGCTCCGCCTGTGTGGTCGCGCTCGTGCTGTTCGCCCTGTCCATGGTGTTCACCGCGTTCCTGATGCGGCGCCGGGGCGGTCTCATCCAGGCAGGTGACTGA
- a CDS encoding carbohydrate ABC transporter permease: protein MSGVLDRPAPPPARTLSPAERTARRRTLLEWIAVHALGVAAALFFVLPFVFVFLTSLMSDTQALSRDLIPHTWEWGNYRKVFDTPGFLTWWKNTLLYAGAGTVLTVVSSIPVAYALAKFRFRGRNLSLMLVISMMMLPPQVVIIPMYLFWAKQLDLSGTLWPLIIPMAFGDAFSIFLLRQFLMTIPNEYLDAAKVDGCGDLRTLLRVVLPMARPGIAAVALFQFFYAWNDYFGPQIYASENPGAWTLSYGLESFKGAHHTDWNLTMAATVLVMAPVILVFFFAQKAFVEGVTLTGVKG from the coding sequence GTGTCCGGTGTGCTCGACCGGCCGGCACCGCCGCCGGCGCGGACCCTCTCCCCCGCCGAACGCACCGCCCGCCGCAGGACGCTCCTGGAGTGGATCGCGGTCCACGCGCTCGGTGTCGCCGCCGCCCTCTTCTTCGTCCTCCCCTTCGTGTTCGTCTTCCTCACCTCGCTGATGAGCGACACCCAGGCGCTCAGCCGCGACCTGATCCCGCACACCTGGGAATGGGGCAACTACCGGAAGGTCTTCGACACCCCCGGCTTCCTCACCTGGTGGAAGAACACCCTGCTGTACGCCGGCGCCGGCACCGTCCTGACGGTCGTCTCGTCGATCCCCGTCGCCTACGCGCTCGCCAAGTTCCGCTTCCGCGGCCGGAACCTGTCGCTGATGCTGGTCATCTCGATGATGATGCTTCCGCCCCAGGTCGTCATCATCCCGATGTACCTGTTCTGGGCGAAGCAGCTGGACCTGTCCGGGACCCTCTGGCCCCTGATCATCCCGATGGCGTTCGGCGACGCCTTCTCCATCTTCCTGCTGCGGCAGTTCCTGATGACCATCCCGAACGAGTACCTCGACGCGGCGAAGGTCGACGGCTGCGGGGACCTGCGGACCCTGCTGAGGGTCGTCCTGCCGATGGCGCGGCCCGGGATCGCCGCCGTGGCCCTGTTCCAGTTCTTCTACGCCTGGAACGACTACTTCGGGCCGCAGATCTACGCCTCCGAGAACCCCGGCGCCTGGACCCTGTCCTACGGCCTGGAGTCGTTCAAGGGCGCGCACCACACCGACTGGAATCTCACCATGGCCGCGACCGTACTGGTCATGGCCCCCGTGATCCTCGTGTTCTTCTTCGCACAGAAGGCGTTCGTCGAGGGCGTCACGCTCACCGGAGTGAAGGGCTGA
- a CDS encoding RNA polymerase sigma factor, producing MRLFRPVRGHREDATDAALLRAVADGDSAALAALYDRHAGWLHTRLTRRCADPEVVREVLQDTFVTVWRSAAGHRGTEAGGWLWTIAARRLVDARRATERAVRVERAGQDGFMAPPPAPSAEERVLAGLEYGDVGAALDRISPELREVLRATVVDGLTTRETARLLGIPEGTVKTRAMRARAELRAALAHLAPSGDPSPLGGPA from the coding sequence GTGAGACTGTTCCGCCCCGTGAGGGGCCACCGGGAGGACGCCACGGACGCGGCACTGCTGCGGGCCGTCGCGGACGGGGACTCGGCGGCGCTGGCCGCACTGTACGACCGGCACGCCGGGTGGCTGCACACGCGGCTGACCCGGCGCTGCGCCGATCCCGAGGTCGTCCGGGAGGTGCTGCAGGACACCTTCGTGACGGTGTGGCGGTCGGCGGCCGGGCACCGGGGCACGGAGGCGGGCGGCTGGCTGTGGACGATCGCGGCGCGCCGGCTCGTCGACGCCCGGCGGGCGACGGAGCGGGCCGTACGGGTCGAACGGGCCGGGCAGGACGGGTTCATGGCGCCGCCGCCCGCCCCCTCCGCGGAGGAGCGTGTGCTGGCGGGTCTGGAGTACGGGGACGTGGGCGCGGCCCTGGACCGTATCTCCCCCGAACTGCGCGAGGTGCTGCGCGCCACCGTCGTCGACGGGCTGACCACGCGCGAGACGGCCCGGCTGCTCGGGATACCCGAGGGCACGGTCAAGACGCGCGCGATGCGGGCGCGCGCGGAGCTCAGGGCGGCGCTCGCCCATCTGGCCCCCTCCGGGGACCCGTCACCGCTGGGAGGCCCGGCATGA
- a CDS encoding ROK family transcriptional regulator, with protein sequence MAGSAGTPGTPRVLRAMNDRAALDLLLAHGPLSRTRIGKLTGLSKPTASQLLARLEAAGLVLATGTSEGRPGPNAQLYAVNPVAAHAAGLDVTPERILAAVADVTGRTVGEYELLTPGRRPAQPVVRQVTDALDGAVKEAGLARDDVHRLVIGTPGAFDPNTGRLRYASHLPGWHAPSLLDDLAAALPMPVEYENDVNLVAIAEQRLGAARGHEDFVLLWNEGGLGAALVLGGRLHRGWTGGAGEVGFLPVPGAPLVRQVTKANSGGYQELAGSQALPKLARELGVQPVPTGSYTEVAAALVGQAATRDEGPHRRLLETYATGLATGLASLVSVLDPELVVLSGSSLTAGGEPLRALVQAELEELAASRPRLVLGDVIEHPVLRGALESALAATRDEVFDTSR encoded by the coding sequence ATGGCAGGATCCGCCGGTACGCCGGGCACCCCGCGCGTCCTGCGCGCCATGAACGACCGCGCCGCCCTCGACCTGCTGCTCGCGCACGGGCCGCTCTCGCGGACCCGTATCGGGAAGCTGACCGGGCTGTCCAAGCCGACCGCGTCCCAGCTCCTCGCCCGGCTGGAGGCCGCCGGACTGGTGCTCGCCACCGGCACCAGCGAGGGGCGGCCGGGCCCCAACGCCCAGCTGTACGCGGTGAACCCGGTCGCCGCCCACGCGGCGGGCCTGGACGTCACCCCCGAGCGCATCCTCGCCGCGGTCGCCGACGTGACGGGGCGGACCGTGGGCGAGTACGAACTGCTGACGCCCGGCCGGCGGCCCGCGCAGCCCGTCGTGCGCCAGGTCACCGACGCGCTCGACGGCGCGGTCAAGGAGGCCGGCCTGGCCCGTGACGACGTCCACCGCCTCGTCATCGGCACCCCCGGCGCCTTCGACCCCAACACCGGACGGCTGCGGTACGCCTCCCACCTGCCCGGCTGGCACGCCCCGAGCCTCCTCGACGACCTCGCGGCCGCACTGCCCATGCCGGTCGAGTACGAGAACGACGTGAACCTCGTCGCCATCGCCGAACAGCGGCTGGGCGCGGCCCGGGGACACGAGGACTTCGTCCTGCTGTGGAACGAGGGCGGACTGGGCGCCGCCCTCGTGCTCGGCGGCCGGCTGCACCGCGGCTGGACCGGCGGCGCCGGCGAGGTCGGCTTCCTGCCGGTGCCCGGCGCACCCCTCGTCCGCCAGGTGACCAAGGCCAACAGCGGCGGCTACCAGGAACTCGCCGGCTCCCAGGCGCTCCCGAAACTCGCCCGCGAACTGGGCGTGCAGCCCGTTCCCACCGGGTCGTACACCGAGGTGGCCGCCGCCCTCGTCGGGCAGGCCGCCACCCGTGACGAAGGCCCGCACCGCAGGCTCCTGGAGACGTACGCGACCGGCCTGGCCACCGGTCTCGCCTCACTCGTCTCGGTGCTCGACCCCGAACTCGTCGTCCTCAGCGGCTCCTCGCTCACCGCCGGCGGCGAACCGCTGCGCGCCCTGGTCCAGGCCGAGCTGGAGGAACTGGCCGCGTCCCGTCCGCGCCTCGTGCTCGGCGACGTCATCGAACACCCCGTACTGCGCGGCGCGTTGGAGAGCGCGCTGGCCGCCACCCGCGACGAGGTGTTCGACACCTCGCGCTGA
- a CDS encoding zf-HC2 domain-containing protein yields MTGWHAGDDLVARYTDGSLAEPDAWSLERHLEGCGPCAARASRAARAGAAGPVLARVRDAVLDTVTHPARAPLPASAPSLPVPATPAHAPVPASASTPTPTPTPAPTRAPTRAPAPAPAPAPGIPPSAPGVPAAAPPAPGLVRASGGRPGRLGGFVRPGGFVRIGWAAGPALRGAWTGAVLLVALGALALAYGGGSGGARPLLLAVAPVVPVAGVALSYGRYADPLHEIVATSPSGGLRLLLTRTAAVLAVSVPLLTAAGLLLPAAGPRLPQSPAAAAWLLPGLALTLAALALSGFTNCRTGSAVVGGGWLLALTAPVLTAGGPGPAATGPGVTARLSQQLSLYFTGASTQWGWAAAAALCALLLTARRTAYDRLETM; encoded by the coding sequence ATGACCGGCTGGCACGCCGGCGACGATCTCGTCGCCCGTTACACGGACGGCTCCCTCGCGGAGCCGGACGCCTGGTCCCTGGAGAGGCATCTGGAGGGCTGCGGTCCCTGCGCGGCGCGGGCCTCGCGGGCGGCACGCGCGGGGGCGGCGGGGCCGGTGCTGGCGCGGGTGCGGGACGCGGTCCTGGACACCGTCACGCACCCGGCCCGGGCGCCCCTGCCGGCGTCGGCGCCCTCGCTTCCCGTACCGGCGACGCCGGCGCACGCGCCCGTGCCCGCGTCGGCGTCCACACCCACACCCACACCCACACCGGCACCGACACGGGCACCGACACGGGCACCGGCACCGGCACCGGCACCGGCACCCGGGATTCCGCCGTCCGCGCCCGGGGTCCCGGCGGCCGCTCCCCCGGCACCCGGGCTCGTCCGAGCCTCCGGAGGACGGCCCGGACGGCTCGGAGGGTTCGTACGGCCCGGAGGGTTCGTACGGATCGGGTGGGCCGCCGGGCCCGCGCTGCGCGGCGCCTGGACCGGAGCCGTGCTGCTGGTGGCCCTCGGGGCCCTCGCGCTGGCGTACGGCGGCGGTTCCGGCGGCGCGCGCCCACTGCTGCTGGCCGTCGCGCCGGTGGTCCCCGTGGCCGGGGTGGCCCTCTCCTACGGCCGGTACGCCGACCCGCTGCACGAGATCGTCGCGACGTCCCCCTCCGGGGGGCTGCGGCTCCTCCTCACCCGGACGGCCGCCGTACTGGCGGTGAGTGTGCCGCTGCTGACGGCGGCGGGGCTGCTGCTCCCCGCCGCCGGTCCCCGCCTGCCCCAGTCGCCCGCGGCGGCGGCCTGGCTGCTGCCGGGGCTCGCCCTGACCCTGGCCGCGCTGGCGTTGTCCGGGTTCACGAACTGCCGTACCGGCTCCGCGGTGGTGGGCGGCGGCTGGCTGCTCGCGCTGACCGCACCGGTCCTCACGGCCGGCGGCCCGGGCCCGGCCGCCACCGGTCCGGGCGTGACCGCCCGTCTCTCCCAGCAGCTCTCCCTCTACTTCACCGGCGCGTCCACGCAGTGGGGGTGGGCGGCCGCGGCCGCGCTGTGCGCCCTGCTGCTCACCGCGCGCCGTACCGCGTACGACCGTCTGGAGACGATGTGA
- a CDS encoding ABC transporter ATP-binding protein has translation MSELTVRHRRTTALDAVDLDFGPGVHGLLGPNGAGKTSLLRVLATVAEPTAGRVEMSGDDLRRHGARAAFRRRLGYLPQDFGFYPGFTVREFVAYVAWLKELPAGDAAASVERAVARVGLTDRIDAKVRTLSGGMIRRVGVAQAIVNDPRVLLLDEPTAGLDPEQRVEFRALLRELGEEATVIVSTHLVEDVAAACTQVTLIEAGRVAYRGTPGTLAALGADGHESDGNAIERGYTRALRGHRTTVGTGAAR, from the coding sequence GTGTCGGAGCTGACGGTCCGGCACCGCAGGACCACCGCGCTCGACGCGGTCGACCTGGACTTCGGCCCCGGTGTCCACGGCCTGCTCGGCCCCAACGGGGCCGGCAAGACCTCTCTGCTCCGGGTCCTCGCGACCGTCGCCGAACCCACCGCGGGCCGCGTGGAGATGTCCGGCGACGACCTGCGTCGGCACGGGGCGCGCGCCGCGTTCCGCCGCCGACTCGGCTATCTGCCACAGGACTTCGGGTTCTACCCGGGGTTCACGGTCCGCGAATTCGTGGCGTACGTGGCCTGGTTGAAGGAGCTCCCGGCCGGTGACGCCGCGGCGTCGGTCGAGCGGGCCGTGGCCCGGGTCGGGCTCACCGACCGGATCGACGCGAAGGTCCGGACGCTGTCCGGAGGGATGATCCGCCGCGTCGGAGTCGCCCAGGCCATCGTGAACGATCCCCGGGTGCTGCTCCTCGACGAGCCCACCGCCGGACTCGACCCGGAGCAGCGCGTCGAGTTCCGGGCACTGCTGCGGGAGTTGGGTGAGGAGGCCACCGTGATCGTCTCCACCCATCTGGTGGAGGACGTGGCCGCCGCGTGCACGCAGGTGACGCTGATCGAGGCGGGCCGGGTCGCCTACCGCGGCACCCCCGGGACGCTGGCCGCCCTCGGGGCGGACGGTCACGAGTCCGACGGCAACGCGATCGAGCGCGGCTACACCAGGGCGCTGCGCGGCCACCGCACGACGGTGGGGACGGGGGCGGCCCGATGA
- a CDS encoding ABC transporter substrate-binding protein, translating into MPGISRKVATALAASASLALLTTACTGQSDSGASDDASKETTINFWHAWSAPGEVQGVKALVAGFEKAHPNIHVNIVANVTDDKINQALRSGGDKAPDVISSFTTNNVGKFCSSGALVDLNPFFKKAGIDPATTFPKAMNEYTQFDGDRCTVPLLGDAYGLYYNKDAFKKAGIAAPPKTWSEFEADAKKLTIAKGDSYSQLGFMPNYHGWESTTEHYFGQFSPTYFDSSGKSNIAKDPAFTAGFTLQKKLVDELGGFKKLETYRSKLGDEWGPKHPFHTGQVAMQLDGEWRLGMAEEAKPGFEIGVAPLPVPDDRADQYGKGYITGTIAGIAATSKKQNAAWELVKYMTTDTDAVVGFANAIHNVPSTLAALKSPKLKYDPRFKTFLDIASDPNSTTTPASINGGTYLVTIQQFGYDYESGKSKDLKAGLEKTAAQIDTDIAQAK; encoded by the coding sequence ATGCCCGGAATATCCAGGAAAGTCGCCACCGCACTCGCCGCTTCCGCATCGCTCGCCCTCCTCACCACGGCCTGTACCGGCCAGTCGGACTCCGGCGCGAGCGACGACGCCTCCAAGGAGACGACGATCAACTTCTGGCACGCCTGGAGCGCACCGGGCGAGGTCCAGGGCGTGAAGGCCCTGGTCGCGGGTTTCGAGAAGGCCCACCCCAACATCCACGTCAACATCGTCGCCAACGTGACCGACGACAAGATCAACCAGGCGCTGCGCTCCGGCGGTGACAAGGCGCCCGACGTGATCTCCTCGTTCACCACCAACAACGTGGGCAAGTTCTGCTCCTCCGGCGCGCTCGTCGACCTCAACCCCTTCTTCAAGAAGGCGGGCATCGACCCGGCGACGACCTTCCCGAAGGCGATGAACGAGTACACCCAGTTCGACGGCGACCGCTGCACGGTGCCGCTGCTCGGTGACGCGTACGGGCTCTACTACAACAAGGACGCGTTCAAGAAGGCCGGGATCGCCGCTCCCCCGAAGACCTGGTCCGAATTCGAGGCGGACGCCAAGAAGCTGACCATCGCCAAGGGCGACTCGTACTCGCAGCTCGGCTTCATGCCGAACTACCACGGCTGGGAGTCGACCACCGAGCACTACTTCGGTCAGTTCTCACCGACGTACTTCGACAGCAGCGGCAAGTCGAACATCGCCAAGGACCCGGCGTTCACGGCCGGTTTCACCCTCCAGAAGAAGCTGGTCGACGAACTCGGCGGCTTCAAGAAGCTGGAGACCTACCGCTCCAAGCTCGGTGACGAGTGGGGCCCCAAGCACCCCTTCCACACCGGCCAGGTCGCCATGCAGCTGGACGGCGAGTGGCGGCTCGGCATGGCCGAGGAGGCCAAGCCCGGCTTCGAGATCGGCGTCGCCCCGCTGCCCGTTCCCGACGACCGGGCCGACCAGTACGGCAAGGGCTACATCACCGGCACCATCGCGGGCATCGCGGCCACCAGCAAGAAGCAGAACGCGGCCTGGGAACTGGTCAAATACATGACCACGGACACGGACGCGGTCGTCGGCTTCGCCAACGCCATCCACAACGTGCCCTCCACGCTCGCCGCGCTCAAGTCGCCGAAGCTGAAGTACGACCCGCGCTTCAAGACCTTCCTGGACATCGCCTCGGACCCGAACTCGACGACGACCCCCGCGTCCATCAACGGCGGCACCTACCTGGTGACGATCCAGCAGTTCGGCTACGACTACGAGAGCGGCAAGTCCAAGGATCTGAAGGCCGGTCTGGAGAAGACCGCCGCGCAGATCGACACGGACATCGCGCAGGCGAAGTAG
- a CDS encoding 6-phospho-beta-glucosidase — translation MKLAVVGGGSTYTPELIDGFARLRDTLPVEELVLVDPAPERLELVGGLARRIFAKQGHPGRIVTTDDLDAGVEGADAVLLQLRVGGQAAREQDETWPLECGCVGQETTGAGGLAKALRTVPVVLDIAERVRRANPDAWIIDFTNPVGIVTRALLQAGHRAVGLCNVAIGFQRRFAGLLGVAPADVHLDHVGLNHLTWETGVRLGGPEGDNALPKLLAEHGDSLADELRLPRAVLDRLGVVPSYYLRYFYAHDEVVRELRTKPSRAAEVAEMERELLKMYGDPALDEKPALLAKRGGAYYSEAAVDLAAALLGGGGSPYQVVNTYNKGTLPFLPDDAVIEVQAAVGPHGPTPLPVQPVDPLYAGLMASVTAYEDLALEAALRGGRDRVFRALLSHPLVGQYAYAEALTDQLIAHNREHLAWA, via the coding sequence ATGAAACTGGCAGTAGTGGGCGGGGGCTCCACCTACACCCCTGAACTCATCGACGGCTTCGCCCGGTTGCGGGACACCCTGCCGGTCGAGGAGCTGGTCCTCGTCGATCCGGCCCCCGAACGGCTGGAGCTGGTGGGCGGACTCGCCCGGCGCATCTTCGCCAAGCAGGGGCACCCCGGCCGGATCGTCACCACCGACGACCTGGACGCGGGCGTCGAGGGCGCCGACGCCGTCCTGCTCCAGCTGCGCGTCGGCGGCCAGGCCGCCCGCGAGCAGGACGAGACCTGGCCCCTGGAGTGCGGCTGCGTCGGCCAGGAGACGACCGGCGCGGGCGGCCTGGCCAAGGCGCTGCGCACGGTGCCGGTGGTGCTGGACATCGCCGAGCGCGTCCGCCGCGCCAACCCGGACGCCTGGATCATCGACTTCACCAACCCGGTCGGGATCGTCACCCGCGCCCTGCTCCAGGCCGGACACCGGGCCGTCGGACTGTGCAACGTGGCGATCGGGTTCCAGCGCAGGTTCGCCGGCCTGCTCGGGGTCGCGCCCGCGGACGTCCACCTGGACCACGTGGGCCTCAACCACCTCACCTGGGAGACCGGCGTACGGCTGGGCGGCCCCGAGGGTGACAACGCGCTGCCGAAGCTGCTCGCCGAGCACGGCGACTCCCTCGCCGACGAGCTCCGTCTGCCGCGCGCCGTCCTCGACCGGCTGGGCGTCGTCCCGTCCTACTACCTGCGCTACTTCTACGCCCACGACGAGGTCGTACGGGAGCTGCGCACCAAGCCGTCCCGGGCCGCCGAGGTCGCCGAGATGGAACGGGAACTGCTGAAGATGTACGGCGACCCGGCCCTCGACGAGAAGCCCGCGCTGCTCGCCAAGCGGGGCGGCGCCTACTACTCGGAGGCGGCCGTCGATCTCGCCGCCGCGCTGCTCGGCGGAGGCGGCAGCCCCTACCAGGTGGTGAACACGTACAACAAGGGCACCCTGCCGTTCCTGCCGGACGACGCCGTGATCGAGGTGCAGGCGGCGGTGGGCCCGCACGGTCCGACGCCCCTGCCGGTGCAGCCCGTGGACCCGCTGTACGCCGGGCTGATGGCGAGCGTCACCGCCTACGAGGACCTGGCGCTGGAGGCGGCCCTGCGGGGCGGCCGCGACCGGGTCTTCCGGGCCCTCCTCAGCCACCCCCTGGTCGGCCAGTACGCGTACGCCGAAGCCCTGACCGACCAGCTGATCGCGCACAACCGGGAGCACCTCGCGTGGGCATGA